The following are encoded in a window of Panicum virgatum strain AP13 chromosome 5N, P.virgatum_v5, whole genome shotgun sequence genomic DNA:
- the LOC120675646 gene encoding uncharacterized protein LOC120675646 yields MLAERGPPKKKKKKVPPASTETSIVLAAPAQKMVFPVVPSVADLSKKRKNKSSSTTGAKKKKRTSAAEASDPSVRGSAQDSNQLDLLAITYPSGPSEQHMDDKRTSQQQHKKKRAIKKN; encoded by the exons ATGCTTGCTGAAAG AGGTCCacctaaaaagaagaaaaagaaggtgcCACCAGCCAGTACCGAGACTAGTATTGTGCTTGCAGCACCTGCACAAAAGATGGTCTTTCCTGTCGTACCGAGTGTTGCAGATCTatcaaagaaaaggaagaacaaaTCATCCTCAACAACTGGtgcgaagaaaaaaaagagaacttCAGCTGCTGAGGCTAGTGACCCCTCTGTGAG GGGGTCTGCACAAGATTCAAATCAGCTAGATCTTTTGGCGATTACATATCCTTCTGGGCCAAGTGAGCAGCACATGGATGACAAGAGAACAAGTCAGCAGCAACACAAGAAGAAAAGGgccattaaaaaaaattaa
- the LOC120675718 gene encoding glycerol-3-phosphate acyltransferase 1-like: protein MVFPAVLPKVAARWLFTFYRAARKLRRHAFQLYNRNAAAAAKPPPSAAVSQQQGHGAAAATARQSAAIPDAASAGGTVVCDVHGALLPSTALFPYFMLVAFEGGSLLRGALLLCAFPLVWALGERRGAAVRVMAFVTFAGLAPRDADLVARAVLPKHYMEQLNALVYERLWLPARRKVAVTAAPRVMSEWFLREYMAADAVVGPELHHVAVGRRRYFTGLLLPGPAPGRDVLREACGAEGAVADVGVVTSPNPVDQLLVPYCKEVYVVSRESPKSAKLARDKYPKPLIFHDGRLAFLPTPAAMFAFFLFLPLGVILSVIRINIGIVLPYKINFVAGAIFGVRFRTSGLRAPPADGKRRRGVLYVCTHRTLVDPIMLSTALRKPVPALTYSLSRLSELIAPIKTVRLTRDRARDAETMSRLLKQGDLAVCPEGTTCREPYLLRFSPLFAELADDMEPVALDAQVTTLYGTTASGHKWLDPVAFFANPVPSYRVEFLGAVPREWTRAGGRTGVEVANWVQRRLGEALGFECTGLTRRDKYMMLAGNDGVVAK, encoded by the exons ATGGTGTTTCCGGCCGTCCTCCCCAAGGTGGCCGCGCGGTGGCTCTTCACGTTCTACCGCGCCGCCAGGAAGCTCCGGCGCCACGCCTTCCAGCTCTAcaaccgcaacgccgccgcagcagccaagccgccgccgtccgccgccgtctCGCAGCAGCagggccatggcgccgccgccgccactgccaggCAGAGCGCCGCCATCCCTGACGCCGCGTCGGCGGGCGGGACCGTGGTCTGCGACGTGCACGGCGCGCTGCTGCCCTCCACCGCGCTCTTCCCCTACTTCATGCTCGTGGCCTTCGAGGGCGGCAGCCTGCTCCGCGGCGCGCTGCTGCTCTGCGCGTTCCCGCTCGTCTGGGCCCTCGGcgagcgccgcggcgccgccgtccgggTGATGGCGTTCGTCACCTTCGCGGGGCTCGCGCCCAGGGACGCCGACCTCGTCGCCCGCGCCGTTCTGCCCAAGCACTACATGGAGCAGCTCAACGCGCTGGTGTACGAGCGCCTGTGGCTCCCCGCGAGGAGGAAGGTGGCCGTGACCGCCGCGCCCAGGGTGATGTCCGAGTGGTTCCTCAGGGAGTACATGGCCGCCGACGCCGTGGTCGGCCCCGAGCTGCACCACGTCGcggttggccgccgccgctacttCACTGGGCTGCTGCTGCCCGGGCCCGCGCCGGGGCGGGACGTGCTGCGGGAGGCGTGCGGGGCCGAGGGCGCCGTGGCCGACGTGGGCGTCGTCACCAGCCCCAACCCGGTCGACCAGCTTCTCGTCCCCTACTGCAAG GAAGTCTATGTCGTGAGCAGAGAGAGCCCAAAGAGCGCCAAGCTAGCGCGAGACAAGTACCCGAAGCCTCTCATCTTCCACGACGGCCGCCTCGCCTTCctccccacccccgccgccatgttcgccttcttcctcttcctgccgCTCGGCGTCATCCTCTCCGTCATCCGCATCAACATCGGCATCGTCCTCCCTTACAAGATCAACTTCGTCGCCGGCGCCATCTTCGGCGTCCGCTTCCGCACCTCGGGCCTCCGCGCCCCGCCGGCCGACGGCAAGCGGCGCAGGGGCGTCCTCTACGTGTGCACGCACCGGACGCTGGTCGACCCCATCATGCTCAGCACGGCGCTGCGGAAGCCCGTGCCCGCCCTGACCTACAGCCTCAGCCGGCTGTCGGAGCTGATCGCGCCCATCAAGACGGTGCGGCTGACGCGCGACCGCGCGCGGGACGCCGAGACCATGTCGAGGCTGCTGAAGCAGGGCGACCTCGCGGTGTGCCCCGAGGGCACGACGTGCCGCGAGCCCTACCTGCTGCGGTTCAGCCCGCTGTTcgcggagctcgcggacgaCATGGAGCCCGTGGCGCTGGACGCGCAGGTGACGACGCTCTacggcacgacggcgagcgggcacaAGTGGCTGGACCCCGTGGCGTTCTTCGCCAACCCGGTGCCGTCGTACCGGGTGGAGTTCCTGGGCGCCGTGCCGCGGGAGTGGACGCGCGCCGGGGGCAGGACGGGCGTCGAGGTGGCCAACTGGGTGCAGCGGCGCCTCGGCGAGGCGCTGGGGTTCGAGTGCACCGGCCTGACTCGCCGCGACAAGTACATGATGCTGGCCGGCAACGACGGCGTGGTCGCCAAGTAG
- the LOC120676100 gene encoding uncharacterized protein LOC120676100, translating to MAATVETAAKTALKGGEIQTLRSTEAREGGSCKPPSKPDPHPAEGGAMVPRQKVAGEQNPEMAQMILADLIESKAIMDIDFLENWLVEKERLSVETYFEMYASLTQRVWYSKWLLSSKEYTRHIPALPSEKGFKDSQCSEIQIGKLLELISAMEDQNHRCQHEDLVRANRKAMYAIREFLCETCLNPKPDLEILCLNIISLSANDTSNSLILGNHLRLIGIIVTKSIIGSPNVQYQAFRVLGKLARVHATKMMILDFGGISSAAHVIENSVLELESAIRMITVVLESEYSHPKIFKDLLPYHIVKAVGERRLTEPACIEAVLEAATKVELATSEFFEALIILKDGSGSKTFCLESF from the exons ATGGCCGCCACGGTCGAGACCGCCGCCAAGACTGCACTCAAGGGCGGCGAAATTCAGACCCTGCGTTCCACGGAGGCCAGGGAAGGAGGTTCCTGCAAGCCGCCTTCTAAACCAGATCCTCATCCGGCAGAAG GTGGGGCTATGGTGCCTAGGCAAAAAGTGGCGGGTGAACAAAATCCTGAAATGGCTCAAATGATACTAGCTGATCTAATAGAAAGCAAAGCCATCATGGATATCGACTTTCTTGAAAATTGGTTGGTTGAAAAAGAAAGGCTTTCTGTTGAAACATATTTTGAG ATGTATGCTTCTTTGACTCAGCGTGTCTGGTACAGCAAGTGGCTTTTATCCAGCAAAGAATACACTAGGCACATCCCTgcattgccttctgagaaaggTTTCAAGGATTCACAGTGCAGCGAAATACAAATTGGGAAACTGCTTGAGTTGATTTCTGCAATGGAAGATCAGAATCACAGATGCCAACATGAAGATCTTGTCAGAGCCAACCGTAAAGCTATGTATGCAATCCGAGAATTCTTATGCGAGACCTGCTTGAATCCAAAGCCAGACTTAGAGATTCTTTGCTTGAACATAATATCGCTTTCTGCCAATGACACCAGCAACAGCCTCATTCTTGGGAATCATCTCAGGCTTATTGGAATCATTGTCACCAAATCAATAATTGGAAGCCCAAACGTTCAGTATCAAGCCTTCAGGGTCCTTGGAAAGCTCGCTAGGGTGCATGCAACTAAAATGATGATACTAGACTTTGGTGGAATCTCTTCTGCAGCACATGTCATAGAGAACTCTGTGCTGGAACTAGAGTCTGCCATAAGGATGATTACTGTTGTGCTTGAATCAGAGTACAGCCATCCAAAGATATTCAAGGATCTCTTACCATACCACATAGTAAAAGCTGTGGGTGAAAGAAGGCTGACTGAACCCGCCTGCATTGAAGCGGTTCTGGAGGCGGCAACAAAGGTTGAGCTTGcaacgtcagaattttttgaagcaCTGATTATCTTGAAGGATGGAAGTGGAAGCAAAACCTTCTGCTTGGAATCCTTCTAA
- the LOC120675961 gene encoding putative F-box protein At2g02030 — protein MAKKSRPTSLLPDDVVGEVLLRLPSKSLARFFSVCRSWKHLISSPAFVESHQALAAAKRPTKFAFAPTAPPHRWSLSACYDAPCDECPRVIGHKPCRGLVLLGQRCTRTYSVCNPSTGGRLRLPPCLTGYPYIKSSAGIGFHEPTGEYKVVVIAPSTDYRPKRCEVLTVGDPAGWRAPAGGSSSMPRTLDVDVKLDPVLADGCLHWQLGCRNYSEHHGTVIVFSLAGESFRLVPLPPFANDDVRRCYLDENKRLPTANPRKPAYIRCTTPVGPILAELGGRLCMLRDLRHRHDVDGTLEVWRLDDYDSGAWSLSYRVDLAEHAAKRLMTTWFVAPLCYLAGDCDSSDRIMLATTMQEVHVYDPKTRTLETVLSVVNVGEAATSPERENVTDEVQQGSPFSLYDDRSEDLPSSKDYLRFVMFQESLVHLEGMEYGNSELEILDACVSDKYCIYV, from the coding sequence ATGGCCAAGAAGAGCAGGCCGACGTCGCTCTTGCCGGAcgacgtcgtcggcgaggtGCTGCTGCGCCTGCCGTCCAAGTCTCTCGCGAGGTTCTTCTCCGTCTGCCGCTCCTGGAAGCACCTCATCTCCTCGCCCGCCTTCGTCGAGAGCCACcaagcgctggcggcggcgaagcggccCACCAAGTTCGCCTTCGcaccgacggcgccgccgcaccgatgGAGCCTGTCCGCCTGCTATGACGCGCCCTGCGACGAGTGCCCGAGGGTCATCGGCCACAAGCCCTGTCGCGGCCTCGTCCTCCTGGGCCAGCGGTGCACGCGCACCTACTCCGTGTGCAACCCTTCCaccggcggccgcctccgcctgccGCCGTGCCTCACGGGCTACCCCTACATCAAGAGCAGCGCGGGGATCGGCTTCCACGAGCCCACCGGCGAGTACAAGGTGGTCGTAATCGCCCCATCCACGGACTACCGGCCGAAGCGCTGTGAGGTGCTGACCGTCGGCGACCCCGCCGGCTggagggcgccggcgggcgggagCTCGAGCATGCCCCGCACCTTGGACGTGGATGTCAAACTGGACCCGGTGCTCGCGGACGGCTGCCTCCACTGGCAGCTCGGCTGCAGGAACTACTCGGAGCACCACGGCACCGTCATCGTCTTCTCGCTCGCCGGCGAGTCCTTCCGCCtcgtgccgctgccgccgttcgCCAACGACGATGTCCGCAGGTGCTACCTCGACGAGAACAAACGGCTCCCCACCGCGAACCCCCGGAAGCCGGCCTACATAAGATGCACGACGCCGGTAGGCCCCATCCTCGCGGAGCTTGGCGGGCGCCTCTGCATGCTGCGcgacctccgccaccgccacgaTGTGGACGGCACCTTGGAGGTGTGGAGGCTCGACGACTATGACTCCGGCGCGTGGTCCCTGAGCTACCGTGTCGACCTGGCCGAGCACGCCGCGAAGCGGCTGATGACGACATGGTTCGTAGCGCCGCTCTGCTACCTCGCCGGCGACTGTGACTCCTCCGATCGGATCATGCTCGCCACCACTATGCAGGAGGTCCACGTGTATGATCCCAAGACCCGTACGCTTGAGACGGTGCTTTCTGTGGTCAATGTTGGTGAAGCTGCGACAAGTCCAGAACGCGAGAATGTTACTGATGAAGTTCAGCAGGGATCCCCATTTTCCTTATATGATGACCGTAGCGAGGATTTGCCGAGTTCAAAAGATTACCTACGCTTCGTGATGTTCCAAGAAAGCCTCGTCCATCTGGAAGGAATGGAATACGGCAATAGTGAGCTCGAAATACTGGATGCATGTGTAAGTGACAAGTACTGTATATATGTATGA